The following are from one region of the Dermacentor albipictus isolate Rhodes 1998 colony chromosome 5, USDA_Dalb.pri_finalv2, whole genome shotgun sequence genome:
- the LOC135912406 gene encoding uncharacterized protein — protein sequence MRSHVDIGRYGILVPYVPPKPRSALTYTFTYMQWQALPCVPKTMPTRSHSSSLIQTPQAERPWRQMQAASTPRTATLTAGVTLVAKETFEEKRQAMFLNSLFSL from the exons ATGCGATCGcacgtcgacatcggacgctatggcatactcgtgccttatgtgccaccgaagccccgaagtgctctgacatataccttcacat atatgcaatggcaagcccttccgtgtgttccaaag acaatgcctacgcgtagccacagcagctccctcatacagactccgcaagccgagaggccgtggaggcaaatgcag gcCGCCAGCACAccccgaacagccaccttgactgcgggtgtcaccctagtcgccaaggaaacatttgaggaaaagcgacaggcaat GTTCCTTAACAGCTTATTTTCCTTGTGA